gtgatctctgtctgtcaaataaattaattaattaaaccttttcaaaaaaaaaagaaagaaaaagaacataaatactaaaacaaacaaacaaaacgacaggaaataacaagtgttggcaaggatgtggagaaaagggaacccttgtgcactgttggtgggaatgtaaattggtgcagccactatggaaaacagtgtagaagttcctcagaaaattaaaagtaggAATGCCATACAAaccagtaatttcacttctgagtatttacctggagaaaatactaattcaaaaagctacatatgggacgcctgggtggcgcagttggttggaagactgccttcggctcaggtcatgatcccggagtcccgggatcgagtcccacatcaggctcccagctccatggggagtctgcttcgctctctgaccttctcctcgctcgtgctctctctcactgtctctctctctcaaataaataaataaaaaatctttaaaaaaaaaaaaaaagctacatatACCgatatgttcattgcagcattatttacaatagctaagatatagaaacaacttaagtgtccatcaatggatgaatggataaaaaaattgtggtatatgtccacaatggaatattactcaaccataaagaAGAATGCATCTAGAAGGTTTtatgttttcatcttttgttgttttttttttcaagattttatttatttgacagagagacagtaagagagggaacacaagcaaggcgagtgggaaaaggaaaagcaggcttcccgctgagcagggagtcctacgcaaggctcaatcccaggatcccaggattgtgacctgagccaaaggcagatgcccaacaactgagcaacccaggtatcCTAGAAGGTTTTAtgttaaatgaagtaagtcagaccaagaaaaataccatgtgatatcacttatatgtagaatttaaaaaacaaatgaacaaacaaaacaaaacacagaaacactcatagagaacaaactggtggttaccaaacagaaggggagtgggagatggacaaaataggtgaagagaattaagaagtacaaactttcaattataaaataaataagccagtgGAGTGAAAAGTACAGTATAAAGAagatagtcaataatactgtaataggggcgcctgggtggctcagtgagttaaagcctctgccttcagctcgggtcatgatcccagagtcctgggatcaagccccgaatcgggctctctgctcagcggggagcctgcttcctcctctctctctgcctgcttctctgcctacttgtgatctctgtctgtcaaataaataaataaaatctttaaaaaaaacaataatactgtaataacttcATATGGTGATGGAAAATAACTTCACTTCCATAGTGAGTATTTTGTaatgtgtatgatttttttttaattactatgtggTGGACCTGAAACTTAATATATCAACCATACTTCAATCAATCAACctgtaaaaaaaagacaaaaagaaaccagcggcgtctgggtggctcagtttgttgagtgtctgactcttggttttggcccaggtcgtgatctcagggtcgtgggatcaagtcctatgttgggctcagcagggagtctgttggagagtctccccatcttcctctgcccccactcccgctcacacacacactctctcattcttaaataaataaatattttttaaaagaaaagaaaaataaaagaaaggaaataattgcccaaggtcactgatGTGGTAATTGGCAGCAATTGGTAAATTGGTAATTTACAATTGGTAAATTGGTAATCAGATCAGTTGAACCAATTCGAAAGGCCGTGTTGTCACGCAGCCCCTCTACTGTGTATTTCTCTGTGGCAGCTCCTTGAACACACCACAGTTTCCGCTCTGTGCCTTTGCACAGCTTTTCTGTTTAGAATGTTTTGCCTCACGTACTCCCAATGAACACTCACACACAGTTCAAAACCCAGCTCAAAATCACTTTCTCCCAAGGCAGAGTTAAACAAGGCACTGTTCCTTCCTCTGGGTGCCTATACATTTTGCTCATAAGTCTACTTTTGGCACCAAACATGGTTTGATTTTAATGTCCTTGTATTTGCCAATTTTTTCCTCTATGGTTACTGCTTTTTAtattgtttaataatttttttcctaaacagaGTTCATAAAATATTCTCCTATATATAATGTTTTCAATTTCAATCCCCctggaatatttttatatataaggtATGAGGCAGAGATCCAGTTTTACTGTGTTCTATATGAATATCCAGTGTCCTAGCTCCATGCAGTGAGCAATCTGTCCTTCCCCTACTGATCGCCAATGCTCCTTCTCTTACCAAGTTTCCATATACATGTAAGTCTACTCgtgggttctctattctattaATCTGTTGGTCTCTCCCTGCTGATACcacactgtcttttttctctaTAGACTCATAAGTCATGTCCAACATGTTGTTCtattgtcctttttttctctctctctctcaagagtGTCTTGGCTAATCTTGGCCCTATGGTCTTCCCTACAAGTTTCAGAATCAGCTTACCCAGCTCCTTATTTGGAACTGCATTCAACATGTGTATCAGTCTGAAGGAGATCTTATTTTTACAATTATGGGTCCATCTACATATGAACATGGTTTATGTCTCTATTTGGGtttgtaaaatgtatttcatagAGTTTTATCATTTTCTCCACATAGGTTTGCACATAGTGGTAGAATCTACTGGTTGTGCTTCCTTTTTCTAGAATAACAGAATCCCCAATTTTTAGCTGGGCATAGAGACACTCAGAACAGATTATACTTCATAGCATCCCTTGTAGGTAAAAGATCATGTGACTAATTTCTGACTTACATGATAATAACAAAGACAGTATGCAGAATAGTATGGGAAGTGTCATTAAAGGAAATTAGATACCCTTTAAATACATCATTCAAGGAAACtagattctcttttctccttaatGCTAGTTGGAATGCACATAACATGGGTGAAGCTCACCATCTTGGGCCATGAGGTAAAAAAGCATGTATGAAGAAACCAGAACAACATATTAGAAGAAATAGGAGTTTCTAATCATAACAGATCCACCATGCCAATTTGGGGTTctgtcagaaaggaagaagaatgaaTACTGGCGAGGGCAACTTGCAATGTTTGTCACACCTTCTGAGAGGCTATTGAACCCTAGTTATATGCTAGTTTAACCTGTGCGGACTAGGGTCTGAAATTGCAATCCTCTAGGCAAAGATGACAATTATGGTGTTGCAATGGGAGGGCAGGCAAATCCTGATGCTAAAGGAACGGTATATGATATGCAGTAAGAAGTGTAGAAGTGTCGAAAATGGCCAACTAAGCAAGAAGTTCAATTAACGATTTTGACAAAAACCAGGAGATCAACCATTCTGGTGTATAAGCGAGAATAGCCATTAGAGAATATGATCATGGGGGGCTGTTTAGGAAAAATTATGCACACCGTAGAAATAAGGCCAAAAAATGACCATGTGGTCTTTTAATATCATGCTAGAACATTTCCAGGTAAATCTGCCTGAGGGTCACCAACTTATCTTGGGGAATATAATTTTGTTTGATTAGCACCCAAAAGTTTTATAACCTTCAAAAGTTAGAGGGTAACATGCAGTGATGTTTTTCTCATCAACTAAAGAAGATAACCCCAGCTGGTTGAGTGCCTGACtcagcttcagctcaggtcatgatctcagggtcctaggattgagccctgcagcagGCTTTATGCTCACctcagggtctgcttgagattttctttctttttccctctgcccctcccacttgtgttctctctctctaaaaataaataaataaatctttaaaaaaaaaaaaaaagataaccccaAAAGTTAGTTTATTGCCCTATAGGAATTAACTGCTTTTGTATCTAATTTAGCATCCTTCTTCAACAGTTCTCTAATAATACAAATCTCAACTTTCGTATCTTCATGGAATCAGTTTTGtgttaatttctttattattgaggtaaataaaaatgtgaaatgtgttaaaaaagaaatagtatggCATAAAGAGGCCTTAGAGCTTAAAGGCAAAAGATTAGCTTCACCTTAGTGGAAGAGAACAGGTGCTCCTTAGTGGAAGAGAACAAGTGCTCCAGTAATTCTGGAAATTTCTATCAGCAGAGTTGAGATCCTCCCAAATTCAAGTTATAAATAGGgctaaaaaaaggggggagcctggggagctcagttagttaagcgtctgccttcagcttgggtcatgatcccacgggctccctgatcagcgggaggcctacttctccctcttcccctgcttgagttctctcttttgtctctctctctctctctctgtcaaataaattaataaaatcttttttaaaaataaaatataaataaagagcAAGAGTTTTTTcattacagaagaggaaaggcaACAGGAAATATGAAGTATACCCAATTTCAGGCCCCAAAGATGGAGAACAATGCTATTAGAATACATCTTagttctgaggcacctgggtggctcagtcagctgagcgtgggactcttgattccagttccggcaggatctcagggttggggaGTCAAGCTCTGCACTCGGCAGGGAGTCAGCTGGagatgtctctctctcccactgccccaccccctctcttATAAGTAAAGccttaaagatttttgtttatttagaaagctgggggaggggagggacagagggagaggaaagagcatcctaagtagactctgtgctgagcatggagcccaatgtggggcttcaccccacaaccgtgagatcatgacagAACTGAAATGGAGAGTCCaagctcaactgagccacccaggtaccccattttttaaaagattttatttattaagattctctctccctctgctccctacccccaacctgcactctctcaaacaaacaaacaagaaagaaagaatacatcATAGTTCCTAAACTgggacctaattttttttttctattttaaaagaaatgatgtaAATGGATTCTCTGAAACAAAGGCACATTTTGAAGAGGAAATGTGCTCACAGTTTGGGGAAGTCTCAAAGGATTTAATACAAGCTTAGAGAAAGATTGGCACAGTCAGGATGTCAACAATGCTTTTCTACTGAGGGTCAGGACTGTGGCCAAAATAGTTAACCTAAGAACAAGAACCATTCTTGATAGGTGTGTATAAAAATCCGGAGGTTACTCCGACTCTGAACAATACTAGGGATCAGAAGTCCTAATCGAACTCAAATTCCCTGAGGACAGGACCTTCCAGATATCCTGGAGATAGGCTGACTCCTTGCCTCTAAGCCATACAGACTGGTGAGATTAGTGGTTCTCTAACGCAGTCCACAGGAGTCTGGAAGGGGGTCTACCTATTAATCTTATGTAATATGGATGCCTACATTATGATAATGTCAACACTGCTCTGTCATCCTCCTAGACATCAACCACTATAGACTCTGCCTCCACAGTCTCTCCATGTCATCCTTTTCATTTCCACTGCCATCACCTAAGCACAGTTCACCTATAATTCTTGCCTATCACATTGTAGTACCTCCTACTAATTTATTTGCTTCCAATCCTTTTTTCCTCAATCCATTCTAAAACCCACAATTAGAATACTGAACCTAAATTATAGCATACATCACAGTACTCTAGTGCTCCGTGGATCCCAACTGCCTGAAAAAGTTCAAAGCTCTTTGACTCTCAAAGTCCTCAGTGGTTATCATCCATCCTACTTTTCTAGCCTTTACATAGCCTGCATTAGTAAACATTCagattcatccattcaacaacaGAGTGTCTAGGCATGGCTAGGGTTACAGAGGGAAACACAGTAAATGTCCCCATTAAATGGACAGCCAGTGGAAGAGACAAATAAAACTGAAGAGTAGCCAGGGTGGGAAAAGGAGAACCAGTGCAGTGAGGTGCCCTAAAAGCACATAAAGAAAGTGTTTCAAGAAGGGAgggatcagggcgcctgggtggctcagtgggttaagcctctgccttcggctcaggtcatgatctcagggtcctgggatcgaggcccgcatcgggctctctgctcagcagggagcctgcttcctcctctctctctctgcctgcctctctgcctgcttgtgatctctctctgtcaaataaataaataaaatcttaaaaaaaaaaagaagaagaagggagggatcataaaaaaaaaaaaagaagaaggagtgaTCGACCACATCAAATACCGTGAAAGATCAAGTAAAATGAGAACAACAAATTGACCCCTGGAATTTGCCAGTGTGGAAGTCACTGATGACAGGACAAAAATGGTTTCAGTGGAAGGTGACAATGTTGCTTGAATGGGGTGGGTTCAAGAGACAAAGCTGGTAAGGAGGTTGAAGATGACTGGCATAAAAGAGAGAATCAAAGAATCTGGATTCTAGGAAAGGCTTTTTGAGAATGTGAGAGAGGACATCAGGTTTGTATGTTGACAGCAATGATTCAACAGAGAGAAACTGACACAAGAATGTAAatggatagggacgcctgggtggctcagtccatcaggcatctggctcttggttttggctaggtcatgatctcaagatggTGAGCTCCAGCTCAGCGTGgactctgcttcagattctctctccctccccctcctcctctgccccgcTCACAAATgtgcatactctttctctctaaaaataaaatctttaaaacaaaacaaatcataaaGGGAAAACTGCAAATACTTGAGGCAAAGAAGTGGGATCCAATGCACAAGTGAAGAGGCTGGGCAGGAAGGGTTCGTTTATTTTACCCATacaaaaaaaacaggaagaatggTGGCAGGGATAAATTAGTAGATTTGGTGGTGAGAAAtgaagtttttctcttttgtttgcttccattttctcagTGAAGTAAGTTAACCAGCTGAGAatgaggagggcaggaaggaacaTTGGAGGTTTGGGGACAGAAGAGAAGGTGTGCCATAGTCATCTTGGACCATAAGGGAGTGAACTGAAGAAATGCAACAGGAATGCTGAGCACTTGAGATTTCTGGCTGTAAACTTAAAATGAAACCAGCAATGCATTTCCTTTTTCAGCCTTTAGAAAGATAAAGcatttgcacttgctgtttcctcAATCTCTCTCCCCTTGTCTATCCGATAAAATTGCATTCTAGAAAGCCCACTAAAAAAAGCTATCTTCCATAAGGTCATCTGGCTCTCCTAGCCCAAAGTGATTCTTCCAACCTCTCAACTCCAAAAATAAATTGTTGATGCCTCCTAGAGAGCACATATTTCATCTCACATGGTTAGTACTGTGCAAGATTAAAACTTTAgtaaactgggggtgcctgggtggctcagtgggttaaagcctctgccttcggctcaggtcatgatcccagggtcctgggattgagtcccgcatctggctctctgctgggcggggagcctgcttcctcctctctctgtctctgtctgcctctctgcctacctgcctgtcaaataagtaaataaaatctttttttaaaaagtttcttaaactagagaaatgattcttttaaaatttttatttaaattttagttaccatacagtccaatattggtttcagaattcagtgattcatcacttacacacaacacccagtgctcgtcacaagtgccctctgtaatgcccatcacgcacctacctccctccatcaaccctgtttgttctctgtcattaagtctcttgtggtttgtttccctttccccttttccccccttccatctgttttgttccttaaattccacaagtaaaatcatatggtatttgtctttctctgattgacttacttcaacttagcataatacactctagatccatccacattgttgcaaatggcaaggtttcattttttgatggctgagtaatattcctgtgtgtgtgtgtgtgtgtgtgtgtgtgtctaccacatctttatccattcatcagtcgatgggcatttgggctctttccatagtttggctgttgttgataatgctgctataaacatcagggtgcatatacccctctgaatctgtatttttataccctttgggtaaatgcctaatagtgcaattgctggatcacagcgtagttctatttttagttttttgatgaaccttcatactgttctccagagtggctgcaccagtttggaGAAACCATTTCTTATTCATTACAACCACGGGATATTTCTCTCCATCCTCTCTGCCACATACTATAAATCCCCATGGTTCTAGTTCTTGCCCAAATACATAATTATGGGATATGGGTTCCCTATCTCCTTATTAAACTGTGATATTTTGGGGAACAGGAACCTTGCTCCCTTTCCAGCTTATGTGCATCACCTGGCTCTTGAattttaggtattattattatttctacacacgtttttaaccaaaaaaagggGTTGCTACCTTTAATGTCAACTCACACATATGGCACACAAGCAGGATCCCTATCCTCAAGAGGTTTCTACCCCTAGAATCAAAAGTGCCTCATactcagtaaaaaaataaaaggtgtctGGAGTCTCGGAATAGGTGCCAATAGAGTAAGGCTTACACATAAATAACCAGAGACCGTGGAGCATAGATGGTGGATGAGAGGAAACAAGTAGGGAGGCAGGAATAAAACGTGCCAGGGGCAGAACAATTTCATTTAGTCAACTTACATATAAATGATCCATAGGGCAGTTCTTGGAGGGTCCCCATCTCCAAACAATGTTGCACTGAGAGCAAAGGTTGTGCAAAATAACTTCAGGTCCCCAACAGTGCCCCTAAGGACCCGTATAGCTAGACTGTTACTCCCCAGCCGTGCCAGAACTGTCCCATCCCCTCTCCTCAATCTCCGAGTGATTCAATGGGTTAAGACTTTAGTAccgggaagaaaaaaaaaaagcctctgccgcAGAGCAACTGCGGGGTCTCGAAACCAGGTGTTTGGGAAGTAAAGCGAGGAAACCACTAGCAGGCCCACACCCGCACCTGCGAAAAACTGGAACCCAAGAGCCTAAGCATTCGCGCCGCCCTTACGTAACCCGCCGCGCTCCGCTCGGGCGCCGGAAGACCCCGCCCAACccttaagccccgcccctacctCTACCGGCCGGTGAGGTGCCGTGCGCAACCTCCGGAAGCTGCCGCCCCTTTCCCCTTTTATGggactacactttttttttttttttttaaacttgctgaCGCCACCATAGGACTGGCCCTAAAACCGAGACACAGAAGCTCCTCTCACAGTCCTACTTCCGCTTCCTTCCACCCAGGAGTTAGGCTCATCCCCCATTTTTCTCACCTGGGAGGCGGCCTCGGCGTCGGCAGCTTGCGATGTTTGGCCTCAAAAGAAACGCAGTAATCGGACTCAACCTCTACTGTGGGGGGGCCGGGCTGGGGGCCGGCAGCGGGGGCGCCTCCTCTTCGGGAGGGCGGCTTTTGGCTTCGGGGAAGGAGGCCACGGCCCGGCgggaggtagggggaggggaagccggTGCGGTGATTGGCGGAAGCGCCGGCGCGAGTACCCCGGCCACTCTCGCGCCGGACGCCCGGAGGGTCGCGCGGCCCTCGCCCATTGGCGCCGAGGGCCCCAACGTCACCGCGACCCCCCCGAGGCTGCTGTTCTTCGAGCCTACCCGCCGCGCGTCGCCGCCTGAAGAGATGGAAGGCCCAGCTGCCGACGCCATCATGTCGCCCGAAGAGGAGCTGGATGGGTACGAGCCGGAACCTTTGGGGAAGAGGCCTGCTGTCCTGCCTTTGCTGGAGTTGGTGGGGGAGGCCAGCAGTGGCCCCTGCACGGACGGCTCACTGCCCTCGACGCCACCcccagcagaggaggaggaagacgagTTGTACCGGCAGTCCCTGGAGATTATTTCTCGGTACCTGCGGGAGCAGGCAACGGGCGCCAAGGACGCGAAACCACTGGGCGGGCCTGGGGCTGCCAGCCGGAAGGCGTTAGAGACCCTCCGACGGGTCGGGGACGGGGTACAGCGCAACCACGAGACGGCCTTCCAAGGTAAGGGGGTTAGTCGCCGAGGCCGCATTGCCTTTTTTCACCTGTCTCTGGACTCACCCACCAAAGGTGGGTGGAAACCGAAAACAAGTCTGTGTTGAAATGACTCGTAATCTATTTCTGAACCCAGAATTTTCTGGCCGTGAGTCATTGTATCCGCCCATCTTAATTCTTTTGGAAACGGCAGCTCTGTTCAAAGCCCGGAAAGGGTGGGATGTCAGTTTTCAACTGGGGTCGGCCTGAGTTCTATAGACCTCAAATAGCGATTTCCCCCGCCGTGGGTGGGCGGACAAATCATGCCCTGGTTTAGACAAAGGAGGCCGTGAGAACCTGcatgcttttcttcctctcaggCATGCTTCGGAAACTGGACATCAAAAACGAAGACGATGTCAAATCTTTGTCTCGAGTGATGGTCCATGTTTTCAGTGACGGAGTAACAAACTGGGGCAGGATTGTGACTCTTATTTCTTTTGGTGCCTTTGTGGCCAAACACTTGAAGAGTATAAACCAAGAAAGCTGCATCGAACCATTAGCAGAAAGCATCACAGATGTTCTCGTAAGGACAAAAACGAGACTGGCTAGTCAAACAAAGAGGCTGGGTAAGTTTGTTTTAAGGTTGAAGAGGGGTCTTGGAGTGGAAATGGAGTGAAGGATTTTATAAGAAAGTCTGGGGCTCTCTAAAGCTTTTTAGGATGCACAACTCAGGTTTCAGCCTCCCAACTTAGGATCTCTGTTTGCCTAACCTTGATTTAAGTAGTGAGCTCACAGAGATAGTGTGTATGACCGACTTGAATTGTTTCATCAAAAATCCGgttttcgggtgcctgggtggctcagtgggttaagccgctgccttcggctcaggtcatgatctcagggtcctgggatcgagtcccgcatcgggctcttctgctgagcggagagcctgctttcctctctctctctgcctgtctctctgcctacttgtgatctctgtctgtcaaataaataaataaaaaatctttaaaaaaaaaaaaaatccggttTTCTGTAGGCTGTTTTACTGGGTGTTGAGTCTTTTCCTTTTGGTATTGTAATTTGACTGGATACTTTTCAGTGGATTCAAATTGTGAAAAAAACTAATCACTTGAGGATAATAGTAAACTAAATTTCTGAGAGCTGCGctgcaaaccccccccccccccgcaaaatgAATGTGTCTTTTGTAGGCTGGGTAAATAATAATTGGTTCATTATGTTTTGAGGGGGGCAGaactttagattttttaaattcttttctttatgaATAGTGTTTTTAAGCCAACGGAAACCCATACTTGaaaatgtgcttttcttttttgttttctaggaTGGGTTTGTGGAGTTCTTCCATGTAGAGGACCTAGAAGGTGGCATCAGAAATGTGCTGCTGGCTTTTGCAGGTGTTGCTGGAGTAGGAGCTGGTTTGGCATATCTAATAAGATAGCCTTTTAAGTGCAATAACTGACTTTTAACCAACCCCAGGCAACAAAACCATGTGTGACTGCTGTGAAATCAAATGTATTTATGAAGTTGGACTTTGAGCTGTCCAGGCTGTAACCTCCGAGAGTTCTCCAGCAACGTAGAACAGCAAGTGGCAAGAGGATTATGGCTAACGGGAATAAATACATGGGAAAAGTAGTCCCCCTTGAAGAGTCACTGTCTAAAAGAAGCAAAGTTCAGTTTCAGCAACAGGCAAACTTTGGGA
This Neovison vison isolate M4711 chromosome 2, ASM_NN_V1, whole genome shotgun sequence DNA region includes the following protein-coding sequences:
- the MCL1 gene encoding LOW QUALITY PROTEIN: induced myeloid leukemia cell differentiation protein Mcl-1 (The sequence of the model RefSeq protein was modified relative to this genomic sequence to represent the inferred CDS: deleted 1 base in 1 codon): MFGLKRNAVIGLNLYCGGAGLGAGSGGASSSGGRLLASGKEATARREVGGGEAGAVIGGSAGASTPATLAPDARRVARPSPIGAEGPNVTATPPRLLFFEPTRRASPPEEMEGPAADAIMSPEEELDGYEPEPLGKRPAVLPLLELVGEASSGPCTDGSLPSTPPPAEEEEDELYRQSLEIISRYLREQATGAKDAKPLGGPGAASRKALETLRRVGDGVQRNHETAFQGMLRKLDIKNEDDVKSLSRVMVHVFSDGVTNWGRIVTLISFGAFVAKHLKSINQESCIEPLAESITDVLVRTKRDWLVKQRGWDGFVEFFHVEDLEGGIRNVLLAFAGVAGVGAGLAYLIR